AAATACATAGAAATAGCGAGAAAATATATACAAGCTTAAATAACTCATATTTAAATTTATATGAATCAAATTACAATGCATTTGATTTAGTATCTAAAGGTATTCACGATTTAAAAAGTGTTGTAGATATAGATGATAAATTAGAACAATTTCATTCTTCATTAGAAGAAATTATGTATACTCTTCAAGATATATCAAAAGATATAAGAGATTATAAAGATAATATAGATTTTGATATTAAAAGCCTTGATGACATAGAAATAAGAATAGATACAATAAATAATCTAAAACGAAAATATGGTAATTCTATAGAAGAAATTTTAGAATATAAAGACAAAATAATACAAAGGCTGGAAGATATAGAGAATAGAGATGAAAAGCTTATAGAATTGAAGCAAAAATTGGAAGAAATTGAAAAGTTATTAAATCAAAAAAGTGAAAAAATAACTTGTATAAGAAAAGAAATTGCAAATAAATTAGAATCTGACATATGTAAACAACTCCAATCTTTAAATATGAAAAATGTTGTATTTAAAGTTGATTTTAGTCATAAACAAGACTATTCTTCAACTGGAAAAGATATTATAGAATTTATGATATCTTTCAATATAGGAGAAGATTTGATGCCTATATATAAAGTTGCATCTGGTGGTGAGATGTCAAGATTTATGCTTGCATTTAAAACAATATTATCTGATATAGATAAAGTTAATACGCTTGTATTTGATGAAATAGATACAGGTATAAGTGGAATAGCAGCAGAAATAGTAGGAAAAAAATTAAAGAATATATCTCATAAAAAACAAGTTATAAGTATAACTCACTTGCCTCAGATAGCAGTAAATGCAAATTCGCATTTTAGAATAGAAAAAGTTATACAAGAAAGCAGAACTTATACAAAAATAGAGAAATTAAACCAAAAAGAACAGATAAAAGAAATAGCAAGACTGATATCTGGATCAAATATAACGGAAAAAACAATAGAACATGCGAAAGAAATTTTAGAAATAGCTAAAAATAAATAAATCTGAAACAATTAAAAAATGATGCTTATAAGCATCATTTTTTAATTGTGATTTTATCAGAATGCGAATTTTTTACAATATTATAATTATTTGTGGAGGATATAAAAACTCGATTTTAGGAAAATTAATATTAAAATGACATTAAGGAAGTGATAAATATGGCTAAAATTTCCAAGAGAAAATTTTTAATTTTAATATTAATTTTATCTGTAGTATTAACAAGTTTTACATCTTTTAATTTAATCTCACAAGCCTTTGATCAAAATAAATTAGAATTAATTCCACTTGGGAATATAGCTGGAATAAAGTTAGACACCAAAGGAGTATTAGTTATAGGAATAGATGAAAATTATTTAAAATATAAAGATCGAAATATAAAAATAGGAGATATAATAGTCAAAATAGAGGGAAAAGAAGTAAATAAAGCACAGGATATAGAAGATATTACAAATAATATAAAAAAAGATTCTATGAAGATGACCATAAAAAGAGATGGCAAGTATATATCCCAATATGTAAAATTGTATAAAAATGATAAAGATAATGCTTACAAAATAGGAGTATGGGTAAGAGATAAAATAGCTGGTATAGGAACCTTAACTTGCTATAATCCTAAAACTAAGGAATTTTATGCTCTAGGTCATGGAATAACAGATGTGGATACGGGAAGCATAATAGAAGTAAAAAATGGGGTTTTATATAAGCCTAAAAAAACAGGCGTCAAAAAAGGGATAGCTGGAGTACCAGGTGAAATAATAGGAGATTTTGACAAAGAAAATATAATGGGAGAATTCGATCATAATGATGATTTTGGTATAAGGGGTGTAATGAATAATGAATATAGATGGGATAATTTAAAACCTATAGAAATTGGTCATTATTATGAAGTTAAAAAAGGAGATGCTTATATACTATTTCCTGATGAAAATAATAGAATAAAAAAATACAAAATAAAAATAAAAAAGATATCTAACCAAAACAAGCCAAAATCTAAAAGTATGGTGGTTGAAATAGTAGATAAAGATCTGATTAACTATACAGGTGGAATAGTCCAAGGAATGAGTGGAGCGCCGATAATACAAAATGGCAAAATAATAGGAGCTATAACACATGTATTTGTCAATGACCCAAAAAAAGGGTATGCCATATTTATAGATTGGATGTTGAAATAAATTAAAATAAATTAAAGGAAATTAAATACAGATGTCGAATTAGTTAACTTGTATGAATATAATAATTTTTATTGGGGGGTAATTCTGTGAAAGAAAAAATAAAATTAATAATAGCGGATGATAATAAGGATTTTTGCCAAATATTAAAGGAATATTTGCAAAATGAAGATGATATAGAGATATTAGGGATAGCTAAGGATGGTATTGAGGCACTTGATCTAGTGTCAGAAAAACAACCTGATTTACTAATATTAGATATAATAATGCCTCATCTTGATGGTCTTGGAGTTATAGAAAAATTAAATAGTATGGATATTAAGAAAATGCCAAAAATAATAGTTTTATCTGCTGTAGGACAAGATAAAATAACTCAAAGAGCTATAAATTTAGGAGCTGATTATTATATAGTTAAGCCTTTTGATTTTAGCGTATTTATAAATAGGATAAGAGAATTGGTTGGACAGAGAAATGTATCAATACTTGATAATAATAAGCCATTAACAACATTTAAAACTGTTAAAACAGAGTTTGTAAAAAGTACAGGAAATATAGAAGCTGAAATAACAAATATAATACATGAAATAGGAGTGCCAGCTCATATCAAAGGGTATTTATATTTAAGAGAAGCTATAAACATGGTAATAGATAATGTAGAACTTTTAAGTGCTGTTACTAAGGAGTTATATCCTAATATAGCCAAGATATTCAACACTACTCCATCAAGAGTTGAAAGAGCGATAAGACATGCTATAGAAGTAGCTTGGAGCAGAGGAAAGGTTGATACTATAAATCAATTATTTGGATATACAGTTCACAATACAAAAGGAAAGCCAACAAATTCTGAATTTATCGCAATGGTTGCAGATAAATTAAGACTTGAGCATAAAGCAGCAAGATAGAGCACTTTAGACCTATAAACACCTCATGTTTATTGATTTTATCAAATCAATAAACATGAGGTGTTTTTTTATGTAAATGGGAAAGCGAAACTTATCATATCGAATTTTAGAACTTTATAACAAGTAGTCGATTAAAGGCGGTGATTGATATTGCAGAACGGATTTATTTAAAGAAAAAAGCATATCTTTCAAACTGTCTGAACTAGAGGGATTATTTGGAGCATTGACTTTTGCATCTGAAAGATAGTAAAAAAAACAACTATACAAGTAGGAGAAAAATCCTACTTTTTTCTGAAGAGGAAATTATATAATTTTTAAGTAGTAGATAACATTGCTGAAAGCATTACAGAATCAACTATTTTTAGCAACGGATCCCGTAAGACTCGTTTAACGACATGAGCTATGCGGTAGCATAAAGCGAATTTTTTTATTATATATAAATCTATTAAGTTATATAGCTTTGGGATAAAATAAAAAGAACATCTTCTGTTATTATTAAAAAGATAGCAGAAGATGTTTTTTAATTTTGGAAATTAATAGAAAAGTACCAAAAATTAATTACTTATTTAATTTAGATGTAGTTATGTGATATAATTAAATTTGTTTAAAATTAAACTTAAAAAGGGCATTTTGTAAAATGAGGAGGAAAAATATGCGATTAAAGGCTCCGATAAAAATAGATAGAAAAACCAAAAATCTAGCTAAAAGATTAAAAGGAGGAGAAATTGCTGTAATAAATCATAAAGATATAGATGAGGTGGCAGCTAACTCTTTGGTAGAAGGAAAAATAAAAGCTATAGTAAATGCAGATACTACAATAAGCGGTAGATATCCGAACAAGGGACCTCAAATACTTACTAACAAAAATATATATATATTAGATAATGTAGGAAAAGAAGTATTTGATAGGTTGAATGAAGATGATATTGTTGAAATAGTAGATAATAAATTGTATTTAAATGATGAATTAATAGGTGAAGGTGAGGTATTAGACAAAGACACAATTAAGCAGAAAATAAAGTTATGCTATGACAATTTATCTAATGAATTAGATAATTTTATAGAAAATACTATAGAATACGCTAAAAAAGAAAAAGGGTTTATACTTGGAGACTTAGAAATTCCTAAGATGAAGACTAAATTTAAAGGAAGACATGCATTAATTGTTGTAAGAGGACAAGATTATAAAGAAGATTTAAGTACTATAATTTCATATATAGAAGAGATGAAACCTGTATTAATAGGAGTTGATGGTGGAGGAGATGCACTTTTAGAATTTGGATATACGCCAGATATGATAGTTGGAGATATGGATAGTATAAGTGATGAGTGCTTGAGAAAATGCAATGAACTAGTAGTTCATGCATATCCTGATGGGAGAGCACCAGGACTTAAAAGAATAGAGAGTCTAGGACTTAAGGCCACTACATTTCCAGCACCTGGAACTAGCGAAGATATAGCCATGCTTACAGCCTATGAATACGGTGCAAAATTAATAGTTGCACTTGGAACTCATTCAAACATGATAGATTTTCTTGAAAAAGGAAGAAAAGGAATGGCGAGTACTTTTCTAGTAAGGCTTAAGATTGGTTCGAAACTAATAGACGCAAAAGGAGTTAACCTTTTATACAGAAGTAAATTAAAGCTAAAGTACATATGGGGTCTTATTCTTGCAGCTCTTTTCCCTGTTTGTATAGTAGCCTATTTATCTCCGTCTATTCAACAGATGATAAAACTTATGCAGATTAAAATTAAATTATTAATGGATTTTTAGGGAGGTTTTTTTGTGAATGTAAATATGAAGTATTTTATAGTAACATTAAGTGCCATTTTCATAAGTTTGGGAATCGGAATATTAATAGGCTTTAACTTAAATAGCAATGGAGCATTTGATGAGCAACAAACTCAAATAATAGATGATTTAGAAAATAAATTCAATCTTATAAAAGAAGAAAACAGTAAGATGGAAAACAAAATCTTAAATACAACAAAAGAAAATGAAAATCTAAATAAGTATATAGAAAATACATTTAGCTATGTGATTGATAATAAACTAGAAGGAAAAAATATAGGTATAGTTAAGACGACAGAAGATTATTTTTACCCTAATGTAGAAGAAATTATAAACAAAGCTAATGGAAGTGTTGCATTTAATATTGTTATAAAAGATAAACTAGTAAATGAATTTGAAATAGGTGAATTAAACAAAGAATTCAACTTAAATTTAAAAGATAAGAACGAATTGATAAATTATATATGTCAAATAACTTATGTAGATAAAAATATTGATTTACTAAATCAAATGAGCCAAAAAGGAATAATAGAGATAAAAGCTCTAAACCTTGAGTATAATAATTTAGATACTGTTATTCTTGAAGGTGGAAGTTTAGAAAATAACGAGAATAAGTTAAATATGGTAGATAAAAATATAATTAAATACTTTAAAGATAACAACGTAAATCTGCTTGGAACTGAAAGAAGAGATGCTCAAAATTCATATATTCCATTTTATAAAGAATCTAAGATATCTACTATAGATAATTTAGATGAAGTTATGGGTAAAATATCATTAATTATGGTTATTGAAGGAAAAACAGGGCACTTTGGAGTAAAGGATACTGCAGATGAATTTACACCTTTAGAGATTAAATAATGAGGAGTTAATTTATGAATAATAAACATATTAGTATAATAATACCTGCTTACAATGAAGAAAATAAAATAAAAGCTACAATAGAAGGCATAAAGGATATAAAGTGCATAGATGATATAATAATAGTTGATGATGGATCAACTGATAATACGTTTGAAATAGCATCTTCATATGATTGCGTAAAGTCATTAAAACTTGATAACAATATGGGAAAAGGGTTTGCTCTAAATTATGGACTTAAAATGGCTATGCAAGAGTCTGATATTATAGGATTTTTAGATGCTGATTTAGGAGAAACATCAAGAGATATAGAGAAATTAATATACCCTGTACTAAACGATGAGTGCGATGTAACTATTGCCAAATTTCCACCAGCAAAGAAAAAAGGTGGCTTTGGGTTTGTTAAAAAGCTTGCAAAAAATGGAGTTAAAATGCTAACTGGTGAAGAACTAGATTCAACTTTATCAGGGCAAAGAGTGTTTAAAAAGGAAGTTTTACAACACTTCGAAGAAATGCCATTTGGTTATGGTGTTGAAGTTGGAATGACTATTGATATATTAAAAAAAGGATATAAAATAAATGAAGTTTTAGTAAACATGACACATAATGAAACTGGAAGAGACTTAAAGGGATTTGTTCATAGAGG
The window above is part of the Tepidibacter aestuarii genome. Proteins encoded here:
- a CDS encoding copper transporter, producing MNVNMKYFIVTLSAIFISLGIGILIGFNLNSNGAFDEQQTQIIDDLENKFNLIKEENSKMENKILNTTKENENLNKYIENTFSYVIDNKLEGKNIGIVKTTEDYFYPNVEEIINKANGSVAFNIVIKDKLVNEFEIGELNKEFNLNLKDKNELINYICQITYVDKNIDLLNQMSQKGIIEIKALNLEYNNLDTVILEGGSLENNENKLNMVDKNIIKYFKDNNVNLLGTERRDAQNSYIPFYKESKISTIDNLDEVMGKISLIMVIEGKTGHFGVKDTADEFTPLEIK
- a CDS encoding glycosyltransferase family 2 protein, which gives rise to MNNKHISIIIPAYNEENKIKATIEGIKDIKCIDDIIIVDDGSTDNTFEIASSYDCVKSLKLDNNMGKGFALNYGLKMAMQESDIIGFLDADLGETSRDIEKLIYPVLNDECDVTIAKFPPAKKKGGFGFVKKLAKNGVKMLTGEELDSTLSGQRVFKKEVLQHFEEMPFGYGVEVGMTIDILKKGYKINEVLVNMTHNETGRDLKGFVHRGKQFYHINITLLKKILGR
- the spo0A gene encoding sporulation transcription factor Spo0A, which codes for MKEKIKLIIADDNKDFCQILKEYLQNEDDIEILGIAKDGIEALDLVSEKQPDLLILDIIMPHLDGLGVIEKLNSMDIKKMPKIIVLSAVGQDKITQRAINLGADYYIVKPFDFSVFINRIRELVGQRNVSILDNNKPLTTFKTVKTEFVKSTGNIEAEITNIIHEIGVPAHIKGYLYLREAINMVIDNVELLSAVTKELYPNIAKIFNTTPSRVERAIRHAIEVAWSRGKVDTINQLFGYTVHNTKGKPTNSEFIAMVADKLRLEHKAAR
- the steA gene encoding putative cytokinetic ring protein SteA yields the protein MRLKAPIKIDRKTKNLAKRLKGGEIAVINHKDIDEVAANSLVEGKIKAIVNADTTISGRYPNKGPQILTNKNIYILDNVGKEVFDRLNEDDIVEIVDNKLYLNDELIGEGEVLDKDTIKQKIKLCYDNLSNELDNFIENTIEYAKKEKGFILGDLEIPKMKTKFKGRHALIVVRGQDYKEDLSTIISYIEEMKPVLIGVDGGGDALLEFGYTPDMIVGDMDSISDECLRKCNELVVHAYPDGRAPGLKRIESLGLKATTFPAPGTSEDIAMLTAYEYGAKLIVALGTHSNMIDFLEKGRKGMASTFLVRLKIGSKLIDAKGVNLLYRSKLKLKYIWGLILAALFPVCIVAYLSPSIQQMIKLMQIKIKLLMDF
- the recN gene encoding DNA repair protein RecN, with amino-acid sequence MILEMYIKNFALAEEIRIDFEEGFNILTGETGSGKSIIIDALNLCLGGRYDKSFVRKGTDKGLVEATFNVTNEKVIKELLEYGIDASLDDNLIISREIYSDGKNISRVNGRNVRISFLKTIGSLLVDVHSQHQNQVLFNKDKHIEFLDIYGHQKIEPAKKEYLDIYNEYFDLKKEINSLTENKDDIQIAREIDLLKFQIEEIEEANLTIGEYEELLKEREIHRNSEKIYTSLNNSYLNLYESNYNAFDLVSKGIHDLKSVVDIDDKLEQFHSSLEEIMYTLQDISKDIRDYKDNIDFDIKSLDDIEIRIDTINNLKRKYGNSIEEILEYKDKIIQRLEDIENRDEKLIELKQKLEEIEKLLNQKSEKITCIRKEIANKLESDICKQLQSLNMKNVVFKVDFSHKQDYSSTGKDIIEFMISFNIGEDLMPIYKVASGGEMSRFMLAFKTILSDIDKVNTLVFDEIDTGISGIAAEIVGKKLKNISHKKQVISITHLPQIAVNANSHFRIEKVIQESRTYTKIEKLNQKEQIKEIARLISGSNITEKTIEHAKEILEIAKNK
- the spoIVB gene encoding SpoIVB peptidase → MAKISKRKFLILILILSVVLTSFTSFNLISQAFDQNKLELIPLGNIAGIKLDTKGVLVIGIDENYLKYKDRNIKIGDIIVKIEGKEVNKAQDIEDITNNIKKDSMKMTIKRDGKYISQYVKLYKNDKDNAYKIGVWVRDKIAGIGTLTCYNPKTKEFYALGHGITDVDTGSIIEVKNGVLYKPKKTGVKKGIAGVPGEIIGDFDKENIMGEFDHNDDFGIRGVMNNEYRWDNLKPIEIGHYYEVKKGDAYILFPDENNRIKKYKIKIKKISNQNKPKSKSMVVEIVDKDLINYTGGIVQGMSGAPIIQNGKIIGAITHVFVNDPKKGYAIFIDWMLK